One Salvia splendens isolate huo1 chromosome 22, SspV2, whole genome shotgun sequence DNA segment encodes these proteins:
- the LOC121786108 gene encoding uncharacterized protein LOC121786108, with product MERSVEEGDFNLNEWGVRARRISRENTKSRRFSASNLKSLREEAASFRSNVTVSSTASSPGYTIREEIDPSTYSFTTALRALQAKTAYAWEAQQPRDGLILNSKWNEAEKYISNPLSGEVPLECLSAKTLSGRSFRGLATRISMSAPLIYPSQIHLEKPQVEKKTRDVGTQSTPIDLSSSSPTPAATPSIEDRSRKILTSEAEGGDSSVSFKSETATPTEVEEKETIEEERNGGERKKQWGMGCYCLSLRGLYIMRTQRQKEKHKRRTNNPTFLHHLNA from the exons ATGGAGCGATCAGTAGAAGAGGGTGATTTTAACCTCAATGAATGGGGCGTTAGAGCTCGAAGGATCAGCCGCGAAAATACCAAATCCAGAAGATTCTCAGCTTCAAATTTAAAGAGCTTGAGAGAAGAAGCCGCCTCCTTCAGATCAAACGTCACCGTTTCAAGCACCGCTTCCTCGCCTGGCTACACCATCAGAG AGGAAATCGATCCTTCCACATATTCCTTCACAACCGCTCTCAGAG CGTTGCAAGCGAAAACAGCGTACGCGTGGGAGGCGCAGCAGCCGCGAGATGGATTGATTCTGAACTCGAAATGGAACGAAGCGGAGAAATACATAAGCAATCCGTTATCAGGAGAAGTTCCTCTGGAGTGCTTATCGGCGAAAACCCTAAGCGGCAGATCCTTCCGCGGCCTCGCCACCAGAATCAGCATGTCCGCGCCGCTCATCTACCCTTCCCAAATCCACCTCGAAAAACCAC AGGTGGAGAAGAAGACTCGAGACGTGGGGACGCAAAGCACGCCGATAGATCTGAGCTCGAGCAGCCCGACGCCGGCGGCGACGCCTTCGATTGAAGATCGATCGAGGAAGATATTGACGAGTGAGGCGGAAGGGGGAGATTCATCCGTTTCGTTCAAATCGGAAACCGCAACGCCAACAGAG GTAGAAGAGAAGGAAACAATAGAGGAAGAAAGAAatggaggagagagaaaaaagcaGTGGGGGATGGGATGCTACTGCTTATCCTTGAGGGGTCTGTATATCATGAGAACACAAAGGcagaaagaaaaacacaaaaggAGAACAAACAATCCAACCTTTCTTCACCATCTCAATGCCTAA